A single region of the Idiomarinaceae bacterium HL-53 genome encodes:
- a CDS encoding ribonucleoside-diphosphate reductase beta chain produces MRYSTFNQTNVNPLGEPMFFGNPVNVARYDQQRHSIFEKLIEKQLSFFWRPEEVDVSRDRVDFQAMTDSEKHIFISNLKYQTLLDSVQGRSPNIAFLPIVSLPELETWIETWSFSETIHSRSYTHILRNLFSDPGKVFDDIVMNDQIRKRATDISKYYDDLIFYTQLWQIHGEGQVTVDGETLSLSVRDLKKKLYLCMNSVNALEAIRFYVSFACTFAFAEREMMEGNSKIIRLIARDENLHLTSTQHIINLWQYGDDDPEMKEIAAECRDEALKIFTSAVEQEKGWAEYLFENGSMIGLNKEILCQYVEYIANLRMQAIGFDPMYDQTSNPLPWMNKYLVSDNVQVAPQEAEISSYLVGQIDSEVSAGDFGDFDL; encoded by the coding sequence ATGCGTTACTCTACGTTTAACCAAACGAATGTGAACCCACTCGGGGAGCCGATGTTTTTCGGCAACCCGGTAAACGTGGCTCGCTACGACCAACAGCGCCATAGTATTTTTGAAAAGCTCATTGAGAAGCAATTGAGCTTCTTTTGGCGCCCAGAAGAAGTCGACGTCAGCCGAGATCGCGTTGATTTCCAAGCGATGACCGACAGTGAAAAGCATATTTTCATCTCGAATTTGAAATACCAAACCTTGTTAGACTCGGTACAAGGTCGCAGTCCAAACATTGCGTTTCTGCCGATCGTTTCACTTCCGGAGCTAGAAACTTGGATAGAAACGTGGTCGTTCTCAGAGACAATTCACTCACGCTCGTACACGCATATTCTTCGCAATTTATTCAGCGATCCCGGTAAAGTGTTCGATGATATCGTGATGAACGATCAAATTCGTAAACGTGCCACGGATATTTCTAAGTATTACGACGACCTCATTTTCTACACGCAACTATGGCAAATTCATGGTGAAGGCCAGGTAACCGTTGATGGAGAAACCCTATCGCTCTCGGTTCGTGACTTAAAGAAAAAGCTCTACTTGTGTATGAACTCAGTCAACGCACTTGAAGCCATTCGTTTTTATGTAAGCTTTGCGTGTACATTTGCATTTGCAGAGCGCGAAATGATGGAAGGAAACTCGAAGATTATCCGCTTAATCGCGCGCGACGAGAACCTTCATTTAACCTCAACACAGCACATCATTAATCTTTGGCAATACGGTGACGACGATCCTGAAATGAAAGAAATCGCCGCCGAATGCCGTGATGAGGCCCTGAAAATTTTCACCTCTGCGGTAGAACAAGAGAAAGGTTGGGCTGAGTATTTATTCGAAAATGGTTCGATGATTGGTTTAAATAAAGAAATTCTATGCCAATACGTTGAATATATTGCAAATTTACGTATGCAAGCCATCGGCTTTGATCCGATGTACGATCAAACGAGCAATCCACTGCCTTGGATGAACAAGTATCTCGTGTCTGATAACGTGCAAGTGGCGCCACAGGAAGCGGAAATCAGCTCCTACCTCGTGGGCCAAATTGACAGT
- a CDS encoding ribonucleoside-diphosphate reductase alpha chain, whose protein sequence is MSQSIQVTKRDGRREALDLDKIHRVVSWAAEGLKNVSVSQVEIKSQIQFYDGIRTDDIHETMIKAAADLISEEAPDYQYLAARLAIFHLRKKAYGEFEPPHLFAQVTKMVEMNRYDKHILEDYSEEEFNQMNDFLDHGRDLNFSYAAVKQLEGKYLVQNRVSGEVYESAQFLYVLVAACLFANYPKDTRLDYIRRFYDAASTFKLSLPTPIMSGVRTPTRQFSSCVLIECGDSLDSINATASAIVKYVSQRAGIGINAGRIRALGSPIRNGEAFHTGCIPFFKYFQTAVKSCSQGGVRGGAATLFYPLWHLEVESLLVLKNNRGVEENRVRHLDYGVQFNKTMYQRLIKDDYITLFSPSDVPGLYDAFFADQDEFERLYVQYEADESIRKKRIKAIELFSLFMQERASTGRIYLQNVDHTNNHSPFDPKLAPVRQSNLCLEIALPTKPLEHINDENGEIALCTLSAFNLGAIESLDDFEELADLAVRALDSLLDYQDYPVPAAMSASMARRTLGIGVINFAYYLAKNGVRYSDGSANGLVHKTFEAIQYYLMKASNELAKEKGACPKFNETTYAKGIMPIDTYKKDVDTICDEPLHYDWEALRASIKEHGLRNSTLSALMPSETSSQISNATNGIEPPRGHISIKSSKDGVLKQVVPEFDRLKDQYELLWTIPSNKGYLELVAIMQKFVDQTISANTNYDPNKFEGGKVPMRQLLQDLLYAYKLGVKTMYYHNTRDGASDNQTDLSAAARKKMEENANKAQEAVTAIIEEDDDCAGGACKI, encoded by the coding sequence TGTCAGTTGGGCCGCTGAGGGCTTAAAAAACGTTTCTGTTTCTCAAGTCGAAATAAAATCGCAAATTCAGTTCTACGACGGCATTCGCACCGACGACATTCACGAGACGATGATTAAAGCGGCGGCTGACCTTATTTCTGAAGAAGCCCCCGACTATCAGTACTTAGCCGCCCGCCTTGCTATATTCCACTTGCGTAAAAAAGCTTATGGCGAATTCGAGCCCCCTCACCTTTTCGCGCAAGTCACGAAAATGGTTGAGATGAATCGTTACGACAAGCACATTCTCGAAGATTACAGCGAAGAAGAGTTCAACCAGATGAACGACTTCCTTGATCACGGTCGTGACTTAAACTTCTCATACGCGGCTGTGAAGCAATTGGAAGGCAAGTACCTAGTACAAAACAGGGTTTCTGGTGAGGTCTATGAAAGCGCTCAGTTCCTCTATGTACTGGTGGCTGCTTGCCTATTTGCAAACTACCCCAAAGACACTCGATTAGATTATATCCGTCGCTTCTACGACGCCGCTTCTACTTTCAAACTATCTTTGCCGACTCCGATCATGTCTGGGGTCAGAACACCGACGCGTCAATTTAGTTCATGTGTATTGATCGAGTGTGGTGATAGCCTCGACTCAATTAACGCAACAGCGAGCGCCATTGTAAAATATGTTTCGCAACGCGCAGGTATTGGCATTAATGCCGGTAGAATTCGTGCGCTCGGCAGCCCGATTCGAAATGGTGAGGCGTTCCATACAGGCTGTATCCCATTTTTCAAGTATTTCCAAACCGCAGTAAAAAGTTGTTCACAAGGTGGTGTTCGTGGCGGCGCAGCCACGCTTTTCTATCCATTGTGGCATTTAGAAGTTGAGTCGCTTCTCGTGCTGAAAAACAACCGTGGTGTTGAAGAAAACCGAGTTCGCCATCTAGATTACGGTGTGCAATTTAACAAAACCATGTATCAACGCCTGATCAAAGATGATTACATTACTTTGTTCAGCCCTTCAGACGTACCTGGTTTGTATGATGCATTTTTCGCGGATCAGGATGAATTCGAGCGTTTGTATGTTCAATACGAAGCTGACGAATCAATTCGTAAGAAGCGTATTAAGGCCATTGAGTTATTCAGTCTGTTCATGCAAGAGCGCGCGAGTACGGGTCGCATCTACCTACAAAACGTCGATCACACGAACAACCATAGTCCGTTTGATCCCAAGCTAGCACCGGTTCGCCAGAGTAACCTATGCCTAGAGATTGCACTCCCGACAAAACCGCTCGAGCACATTAACGATGAGAATGGTGAAATTGCGCTCTGCACGCTCTCAGCCTTTAACTTAGGGGCGATTGAGTCGCTCGACGACTTCGAAGAACTCGCCGATCTTGCAGTACGTGCACTCGACAGCTTATTAGATTATCAAGATTACCCAGTTCCAGCGGCGATGAGTGCCAGTATGGCGCGCAGAACGCTCGGTATTGGCGTAATTAACTTTGCTTATTACCTTGCAAAGAATGGTGTTCGTTATTCCGACGGCAGCGCCAACGGCCTTGTGCACAAAACCTTCGAAGCAATCCAGTATTACTTGATGAAGGCTTCGAATGAGTTAGCGAAGGAGAAAGGTGCTTGTCCGAAATTTAATGAAACGACCTACGCGAAAGGCATCATGCCTATCGACACCTATAAGAAAGATGTCGACACCATTTGTGATGAACCACTTCATTACGATTGGGAAGCATTGCGTGCGTCTATTAAAGAACACGGTCTTCGTAACTCGACGCTATCGGCATTGATGCCTTCTGAAACGTCTTCACAAATCTCAAACGCAACCAACGGTATCGAACCGCCGCGAGGCCACATTAGTATTAAATCTTCAAAAGATGGCGTACTTAAGCAAGTGGTTCCAGAGTTCGACCGTTTAAAAGATCAATATGAACTCCTTTGGACGATTCCGAGTAATAAGGGATACCTAGAACTTGTGGCCATCATGCAGAAGTTCGTCGATCAGACGATCTCTGCGAATACAAACTACGATCCCAACAAGTTTGAAGGTGGGAAAGTACCCATGCGGCAGTTACTGCAAGACTTGCTCTACGCTTATAAGCTCGGCGTGAAAACGATGTATTACCACAATACGCGTGATGGTGCGTCTGACAATCAAACCGATCTTTCTGCGGCAGCAAGAAAGAAAATGGAAGAGAATGCAAACAAAGCACAAGAGGCCGTAACAGCTATCATCGAAGAAGATGACGATTGCGCTGGCGGTGCTTGTAAAATTTAA